ATCGATACCCTTCTGGGCTTGTCCCGCGCTTCCGAACCGCTTGACATCGCGTAGTCCGAGTACATCGTGCCCGATCCGAAGGAGTAGGCGTTCGAAGTTCTCCCATTTCACAGCCGTTGTCGGGAGCGCCTCGCTCAAAGGATCGACGCCCTGCAGGGCAACATCTGAAGCAGACGCCAGCACTGGGTCCAACGGGTCGATTACGGACAGTTCGACCGCTTCAGTCATTGGTCTAGATCTCCTCAAAACCCGACTGGTCAAACTTCAGGGTCCTCGCGTTCTCAGAAACGGTTCGAACCCGGTTCTCGTTGAAGCCGTCAGAGTCAGTCGCTTCAATCTCAATCCGTACTCTCACGTTTGTGTTTTCCCCCGAACGGAGGTGGGCGAGCACCTCGTCAGCAACATTCTTGAACTCCAGCGCGATCTTGTCGGAGTTGAGTGTCTTCACCCCGAAAAAGCGTGTGGGCCATTCAATATCCTGCCTTGGTCCGGGGCCGGGCGGTGGGGTTGGTCCTGGTCCGGGGCCCGGCGGTATGGGGCCAGGTCCCGGTTTCGGCTCGGGGCCGGGTTCGGCCGAGCGCTGCTGCTCTGCGATGTCGGGCCGTACGAGCAGCAAGGTGTCGGTGGCAACGGGCGCAGCGCCCTTGTCCTCGGGCGTCCACAGGCCGATATAGCGGCCGACAGTCTGGTCGTAATCGGTGGCGAGCGCGAACGCATCAGTCGACCAGATCATCGGCAGGTCGACGATGCCTTCGTCGAGTACCTTCCGATCTCGGAGCCGAGGCATATACGGGTACTGCGAATAGAGACCCCACAGAGCGCCCAGCGAGACGTGCCCGTCCTTCCAGATCTGCGGCACCTTGTTGATCGCCAGCCGGATGGTCGCAGCCGCCTGTCGAGTTGAAAGATCGCCGTCATTGCCAAGTCGACGCGAAACACGCTCAGCCAACGACTCAGATTGACCCTCGACTCTGGTCTCACGGATCAAGAACGGTGAGCTGGGCTCCGGCTGCGTCGGCACTAGCGCCCAGGTGAATGTTTGCAACAGCCGCGCGGTCACGGTCTGGTCGGCCTGGTCGCGACGTTGTGCAGCTTGGTTCTTCTGGTTCTGTGTCAGGTCGAGGTCGGCCTCGTTGTCGAGGACATGCTTCCAACCGAGGAAGTCCCTTGTCGCCGAGTCGAGTTCTTCGAGACGCGCCTCATCCGCGGCCAGGTAGACGATCATGTTTCGATTGGTCCGGTTGGCGCTGCCCCGCTGCTCAGTGGCATTCTGCGCGAAAGCCTTAGCGTCAGACTCCGCCTTGCCCTTGTGCGCAACCTTCGGGTGAAGGATGACCAGCCGCGCCTCGTCGGTGTCGGGTATGTCAGCGTTGCTTTCGGGGCAGACGTGGACGCCAGCGAACTCGCCGCGCGTTCGACCCTGACTCTGTAGGCGGCGAACAATCTCAGCCCAAACGTCCTCCTTGTGCAGGCGCTCCGCTTGATCCTTCGCTGTACGGGTGATGTTGGGCTGCAGGTCGTACCAGTACTTGCCGGACCCTGAGTAGAAGTACGTTGCGCGGTCACCGAGCTGTGTCAGCGCGGCGTGGAAGTTGCCCGGAACATCCCCGGGCACGGCGGTACCGAGGAAGACGCGCTGGGTGCCGATGCCCTTGTGGGTCGAACCGGGCGCGATGGTTGGCGCCGCACCGAAGAACACTGTGCGCGCGAGTCGCTTCGTGAGGGCACGCTGCCCGAACAGCGGCTTCTCCTTGTCGATACGTCCTGGCTCGGAGTTGGGGCCGTCGACGTCGGCGTCGATGATCGTCTTCCAGGAGTCCTGAAGGTACTGTGTCAGTTCGGCATTCACATTTGCGGTGGCGAGCGGAATCGAGCCGGGCATGATCAAGGGCGATGCATCCTCGCCCGTCCAGAGGGCGTGGATGACCGTGCTCATCAGGCGCAGGACACCACGTGTTCGCTGGAAGCGTTCGAGGGATGACCACTCCTCGTAGAGGGTGTCGAACATCTCCGGGTGGATCGGGTAAGTCCGCTTGATGCGGTCTTCGTATGCCGTATCGCGTGCTTCGCGGGGGAAGTCGTCGGTGTACTTGCGGTACATCTCACCGTAGGTCCGCGCAGTCGCGCCGATCGAAGCCAACGCCGCGGCATCGGCATCCTTGAACAGCCGCTGCTTAACGATGCGATACGCCTCGTCGGACGACGCCGGCCGCCACTGATCGGCCACTCGACGCACTACGTTCTGGAGACGTTTCAACGCCTCCAAGCCATGGGCGCCACCGACCTCCTCCGCGTTTCCAGCGACGATCTTGTCTCCGCTGTCGCCACTTTCGGAGGCCGGTATCGAAATCGCGAGCAGGACACCCGAAGTGCCCTTGGCTGCCTCTGTCAGCGACTGGGCGAAGGTGAACTGGTCGTCGAACGTGCCACCAGCGAGGTCGTCACGGCCAACGAGTGATCGGGCGTATGCCACCCACTCGTCGATCAGAATGACAGCGGGTGCATAAATGCTGAGCAACTCGTGGAGTTTCTCGCCGGGGTGTGTGCGGTCAGCGTCGGACCGGGAGATGAGAGCGAACGCCTCGGCACCACCGAGCTGCCACGCAAGCTCACCCCAGATCGTGTTGACCTGAGTTCCGTCGTCCTTGGTCACACCCGACGGGCTGAAGTGATTCCCGACGATGGCGACGCGATTGACCTTGTCGCCCTGGTAGCCGCTGGCGAGGAGCAGCTCCTGGGTTGCCTGCGGGAACTCGCCCACCGGTAGCCCGGCGGCAATATGCCACAGAGACAGCATCGAGTGTGTCTTGCCGCCACCAAAGTTGGTCTGAAGGTTGATGACCGGAGAGACATTGTCATCTCCGGCGAGACGCCGCACCGCTCGACCGATCAGGTCGCTCAATCCATCGGTTAGGTATGTGCGCCGGAAGAACTCGACGGGATCGGAGTAGTCCGAGTCGACCTCGCCTCCTGTCGCAACCTTGTACAGGTCAGCCGCGAACTCCGACGCGTGGAAGTTGCCTGTCGCGACATCATCGTGGGGCTGAAGTACTTCTCGCCAAGGTTTCAGTCCCCCGATGGCCTCGGGGTTGTCGACCGCTGCCTTCAAGGCTCGCTTGTCGTCACGGTCGGCGGTCACGCGCCGCAGGTTCAGGCGAATGGCCTTGATGCTGTCGGCTTCACCGGGCTTGGCAAGCAGACGCATCAACCGTTCTGCGGTGTCGAGAACGCGGTAGGCATCGTCATCGGTGAAGGAACCGTTGTGGGCCCAGGTGTTTCGGGCATTCTTGAGCTCCGTCGCGAATGCCTCACCAACACGACCCAGGGTGTCGGAGAACGGATACCAGCGAGGCTTGACGTTGGTTGTGATCGCCGACTCCGTGAGTATCCGCAGCTGCACCTGGGGATCGAGGGGGTCGTATACCTTCCCAGCGTGTTTGTCTTTGGCCGCAACGAGCTGGACCCAGTTCGCGCCAGCCCCCGGGTCTACTGCGCCGATCACAGACGAAATGTAGTCATCCAGTGCTGGGGCGATGGCCTCGAACATTTTGCCGATTCGGTCGCGGTTACTCAGTGCCATGTCAGTCGTCCTCGTCGAAGTCGAACGCACCTTGCGTTTGAGTGGATTTCTTGGCTGCGAGGGCAACTTCGAGGATCTCGGGCCAGCTCGTCACGAGCGCGTTGAAGGAGAGGGCGTCCTTCGTCCAACCGTTATTCTCGGCGACCCTGAAGAGCAGGTGAGCCAGCTCCTTCACGAGGTCGGCGTCAATCGCACCATCAGGACGGCGCAGAGCTGACTTGAAGAAGTCGCCCGCCGGTGCGATACCGTCCCTCTCAAGCACCTTGATCAGGTGATGAAGTGCTTCCCAGTTGCTCGTATGAAGGTCCTCAATCGGGTCGTAGTCCCAACTCAGATCAGCGGACTTAATCAGCTGCACCTTGCCGCCCCTGCTGGATAGGACTCCATTGCGGTCCATCGCGTCGACCGTGATATTACGAGCGTTCGCGAGGTTGTTAGCGTCACCAAAACTGCCGACGTCGTAACCGTGCTGGCGATACCACGCAATGGCGAATCGGGAGGGCGCATCGAAATCGCCTTCCTGCTCATTGAGCACTTGGTCCAAGATCTCGTTGATACGCGCGAGTGCAGAGCGGACAGTCATCTTCTTGCCGTCGGGCTCCAGCACAGCTCTATACCGGCTGAAAACAGCCATACCCGGCCCGATCGCGGCCTGCGGAAGGTCCACTGGTGCGATCTGTCCCTGCTGCAACTTCCTTAGCGCGTCGGGAAGTTCGGCCTCGAGCGCAGCAATGAAGCCGCGGCGATCGGTGCTCGGGGTCGCTTCAGGCCGTGGACGAAGCGACAGGATAATGGATGAGGCAAGCGCGTTCGTCCCGATGCTGATCATCCGACCCCCACGTTCGCTACGCAGCGGCCACGTTGAGGTGATCTCCCAGCCGCTTCGAATCATCCCTTCAAGTAGCTTCTCCCAACCCGTGGATGCTTCGCCACGATCGTCAGCATCACTCTGCTTGAAGGCGTAGTACACGGCGATCGGAAACTCGTCGGAGGCAGAGGAACGCGCGTGCGCAAAGACGCTTCGAAAGCCCTCCTCGAAGAATTTTTCGGCCCCAGCCTTTCCGCCGTGTCGGAACTGATTTGCGACCAATTCCGCAGTCTTGGGCACCAACATCGTTGAAAGTAGCTCAGAATGGACAGACCGCAGCGACCGCCGAAGCCAAACATAGAAGAAGTCCGACAGGTCGGAGTAGCCGATGTTGTCGTAGTACGGAGGATCGGTTGCTATTACTGCCTGGTCGTAACTCCGTGCAGCTGCATCTTCTTGAGTGACGATTCCTTGAGGTCCGCTGACGGGAAGCGACTCAATCGCCGCCGCAATCCATTCAAAGTGTCCGGAAGCATTGCCTACAGAGTTTGAGAACGGGTTGATCTCAACGAAGTCCCACACCATGGGAAGCGCTTGTCGGGCGAACGTGTCCCGTACGCCTTCGATCTGCGGAATCCAACTACAAAGGGAAGATAGCCAATCAGCGAGCTTTGACCCCAGGAACGCCAGGTAAGTCGCGACAGCGTCACTGTAGGCACGATCTCCCGAATCTGCGATCACACGCTCTCGTGCTTCGCCGACAAGATCGCTAAAGGTCGTTAAAACTGCCAACTGTCGGTTGGTGTAGAGATCTACCCACTTCGTCATTCCGTAGGCCTGCACACGAAAGCTGGGCGCTTGGGACGGGATGGGGGCGTCAGGCAGGTCGATAGGCCGATCAACATCGGCGGCCGCCACGTGCTCTTGGGTCGGCGCGATATACACCCGCCGGCGGTTGCCCTCGGCGACTGTCGCGATGAGTTGCTGTCCGATTCTTCCTGCCTGGCCTTCCGCACGGATGTATTTGAGATCAACACCCGCAGAGCACGAGATACAAGTGGCACCGGTACGACCCACGGTCCCGTCGTTGCTCGCAGTCGGCGCATCAGACCGATCGTGTACAATTGCGTACTTGACCCTAAACCCTGACGAATGCGTCGAGTCATCGATAACGGACGGGCGAATGTAAGCTTCGCGTCCCTTCTTTTTGCCTAACCACCACGTTCGAACAAGCGGCATATCTATGCCGCAGCCCGGATTCGGACAAACCACGGTCCGCGCCCAGATCCATGCGATGACAACTGCGCTCGAACCATCCTCAAGCTCCGCCTTCGGAAAGTGTGAACCGACCCGCCTATATGCTTCTTCGCGCATCCAAGCCCCGTAGGCCCTGACGTCAGCTGCCAAGCCTTGTGTGCCTGACCAGGCGCGGATCTCCGAGTCCGCCAAGCCAGGGAACGCGGGCTTCCGGCCTCTGAACTGGACTGGCAGGTCGATCAGGGACTTGTTGATCAGACCCGCGACTGGGTTCAGATCTGAAGCCCGAGCCTGCAGACCGAGACGTTGAGCTTCGAGCGGGATGGTGCCACCGCCAGCGAATGGATCGATGATGTCCGGGATTGAGCCGCCGGTCGATCTCACGATCTCGTCGTGTGCCTGGGCCAGTAAGCGGCTGTCGTTCGTGCTCTCCCACTTCGAAAGTTGAACGATGATCTCATGCAGTCGCTCGCGCTCGGCCCGCTGCTCACCTTCCGTCGGGAACAGATCGAGACGCGAGCTTGGGTCGTCCACAAGTTGTGCGAAGAGCAGGGCGCGCGCTGCGGCGAGCGGACGGCGCGCCCACCACAGGTGGAGTGTGGCCGGGTGCCCTTTCCGCGGCACGGACTTCTCGTGTGCGGACTCGCTGTTGATTGATTCCAGCGGCAACGCCACTTCGATCAACTTGCGCTTCTGAACCACATCGACCCCTCTGCCCAGCGTTCCAGCACTTCTGAGCGACGCCGAGGCGCCGCAACTTGAAGATCTAAGTTACCGGTGACCCCGACGGATACTGCAGGGACCGGACACGCGACGCCTAGAGGGCCTTCATGTCGATGATCGCGCGAAGTGGCCGAGCTGTACGTATCCGCTCGACGGCGGTCGCGGTGATGCCAAGACTGGAAGCCAGCACCGAACTGCGGCTCGCCAAACCCTGATCTCAAAACGGCGCCTTCCCCTTGGTCCACTGCTTCGCCCAGTCGCCGCGGACACCAGTCGCGTCGAAGTCTCCAAGGTCGGTGGTGGCGAACGGGTTGTCGAGGTAACGGACCTCGTCGTGCTGGGCGCCGCGTGGGTCGACGCGGACGAGCGCGAGTCGGTAGCGCGGGACGGCATTCTTGCCGACCATCACCTCGTTGTGGGTGACGAAGAAGTCAGTGGCTCCATCGATACGGGCTTTGACCTCGATGCGGTGGGTGTCTCCCTTGGCGTCGGTGGAGAGGATGTCGAAACCGGGATTGTTGAACGCCTGCTCGACGGGCTTCCGACCGAGTTCACGTTCACGGGCCATCACCAAGTCGACACCGCGGCGTTCGACCTCTTTAGTCTCCTTCGCGTGGATGGGCGCGGTCGCGGGTAGGTCGGCCTCCAGTATCCCGACGGGGAGCACTAAAGCTGCGGTGACGATGCGTGGTGGCTTGGTCGACATGAGCTGCTGCTGGTCAAGCAGTGCGAGCCTCTTGCGTAAACGGGCGTCGAGTTCGACGGCCTTACGATTCAGGCTCTCCGATGATTCTCTCGGTTTCTCACCAGCGCGTTCCTTCTCCGCCGCGACGGCGGCATCGAGGATGAGGCGGTCGCGTTCACCTTCGAGCCGCTTAATGACCAGATCCCGTGCCTTATTCAGCTCGGCAAGGCGCCTCGGCTGAACGTCGGCGAGGTAGTCGGGAAGTTGGTTGGCGATGATCCAGCTGGTTGCTTTGTCTTCGGCGTCGGCCAGCCACGGAAGGATGCGAGCGGCCTCGGTGACGGCGTTCTTGGGTGCTGCCACGCAGTCCAGGTAGGGGGCGGGGCCAGCTGGGGTCACGGTGCCGAAGCTGTCGACGTAGGCATAGCCGAAGCGGCGTGCGACGGACCCTCCCGTCGCGTCGGCGACCTCTTCGATCACGCCGACGAGCAGGTGTGTCTCCTCCAGCGTCGAGGAAACTAAAACCGTTCCTCGGTTGAGGGAGCCGCCGAACTGGCGCACGGACTCGTCCATGACCGTGTCGTGCAGCGGATGACCTGGTGCGAGAAGGTCGGCGCGGCTGCGTTCGTCCGCGTGCACCTTCCCAAGATTGAACGTCACGCGGTCGTACTTGGTGGCGATCGGCCCTGTGCCTGCGGCGCGGATCTGCTGGGGCACGTTCGCGATCTCGTAGCGGCCCTGTTCACGCTTCACAATGCGGCCGCCTAAGCGGGTGAACGCTGCCTTGAACGCCATCTCGATGTAGTGCGGTTGGAGCCTGCGGGCGCGGGCCTCGTCCATTGCCGCGCGCAGTGCATGCAGGTCGGCCTCGGCCAGGTTCTCCGACGCTAATGCCCGTTCGTCGAGGAGATCTTTGAGTCCATCCCCGACCGAGGCGTCGATGACCTCGTGCATCTTGGCCTTGACGTCGGGGCGCTCACCATACTGGATGGCGTCGAGCAGGAGGTTGCGCAGCGGGGTCTCGGTGAACGCCTCGCCGAGGACGTCGAAGACTTTGCCACCGTATGTCTGACGCATCTGGTCGAGCTTCTCCAGCAGGCGGGTGAAGACTTCACCCTCGCGGGTGTTGGAGGCTACGAGGTTCCAGAGTCGGCAGACCTCTTCCTGGCCGATGCGGTGGATGCGGCCGAAGCGTTGCTCGATGCGGTTGGGGTTCCACGGCAGGTCGTAGTTGACCATCAGGTGCGCGGCCTGAAGGTTAAGCCCCTCTCCAGCGGCGTCGGTTGCGATGAGGATTTGGACGTCGCGGTTCTTGGTGAACTCCTCGGTGATCACGCGCCGCTCACCTCGGCGGACGCCACCGTGGATCGCCTTGACCGAGTCGGGCTTGCCGAGCAAAGAGCCGATCTTGGACTGAAGGTAGTCAAGGGTGTCGCGGTGCTCGGTGAAGATGATGAACTTCCGTGGCCAACCGTTCGAATCGGTGACCAGCGCATTGTCCTGAAGGATCGTGGAGAGTTCGGTCCACTTGCGATCGGTGCCAGCCTCGCGGACCTTCTTGGCGGTCGCAATCAGATCGGCGAGTTCGACAAGTTCTGCGTTGAGCTCCTCGACGGTCTGGGCGGCGGTGGCCGCGTCCATCACGTCTTCCTCAAGCTGCTCCAGTTCTTCGGCGTTGTATTCATCTTCGTCGAAGTCGCCCGAGCCGATGACGTCGTCGGGTTCCTTGTAGGTGCCGTTGAGGATCTCGGTCTTCTTGCGCTCCAGCCGTTCGGTG
The genomic region above belongs to Gordonia hongkongensis and contains:
- a CDS encoding DUF499 domain-containing protein yields the protein MALSNRDRIGKMFEAIAPALDDYISSVIGAVDPGAGANWVQLVAAKDKHAGKVYDPLDPQVQLRILTESAITTNVKPRWYPFSDTLGRVGEAFATELKNARNTWAHNGSFTDDDAYRVLDTAERLMRLLAKPGEADSIKAIRLNLRRVTADRDDKRALKAAVDNPEAIGGLKPWREVLQPHDDVATGNFHASEFAADLYKVATGGEVDSDYSDPVEFFRRTYLTDGLSDLIGRAVRRLAGDDNVSPVINLQTNFGGGKTHSMLSLWHIAAGLPVGEFPQATQELLLASGYQGDKVNRVAIVGNHFSPSGVTKDDGTQVNTIWGELAWQLGGAEAFALISRSDADRTHPGEKLHELLSIYAPAVILIDEWVAYARSLVGRDDLAGGTFDDQFTFAQSLTEAAKGTSGVLLAISIPASESGDSGDKIVAGNAEEVGGAHGLEALKRLQNVVRRVADQWRPASSDEAYRIVKQRLFKDADAAALASIGATARTYGEMYRKYTDDFPREARDTAYEDRIKRTYPIHPEMFDTLYEEWSSLERFQRTRGVLRLMSTVIHALWTGEDASPLIMPGSIPLATANVNAELTQYLQDSWKTIIDADVDGPNSEPGRIDKEKPLFGQRALTKRLARTVFFGAAPTIAPGSTHKGIGTQRVFLGTAVPGDVPGNFHAALTQLGDRATYFYSGSGKYWYDLQPNITRTAKDQAERLHKEDVWAEIVRRLQSQGRTRGEFAGVHVCPESNADIPDTDEARLVILHPKVAHKGKAESDAKAFAQNATEQRGSANRTNRNMIVYLAADEARLEELDSATRDFLGWKHVLDNEADLDLTQNQKNQAAQRRDQADQTVTARLLQTFTWALVPTQPEPSSPFLIRETRVEGQSESLAERVSRRLGNDGDLSTRQAAATIRLAINKVPQIWKDGHVSLGALWGLYSQYPYMPRLRDRKVLDEGIVDLPMIWSTDAFALATDYDQTVGRYIGLWTPEDKGAAPVATDTLLLVRPDIAEQQRSAEPGPEPKPGPGPIPPGPGPGPTPPPGPGPRQDIEWPTRFFGVKTLNSDKIALEFKNVADEVLAHLRSGENTNVRVRIEIEATDSDGFNENRVRTVSENARTLKFDQSGFEEI
- a CDS encoding DUF1156 domain-containing protein; translation: MVQKRKLIEVALPLESINSESAHEKSVPRKGHPATLHLWWARRPLAAARALLFAQLVDDPSSRLDLFPTEGEQRAERERLHEIIVQLSKWESTNDSRLLAQAHDEIVRSTGGSIPDIIDPFAGGGTIPLEAQRLGLQARASDLNPVAGLINKSLIDLPVQFRGRKPAFPGLADSEIRAWSGTQGLAADVRAYGAWMREEAYRRVGSHFPKAELEDGSSAVVIAWIWARTVVCPNPGCGIDMPLVRTWWLGKKKGREAYIRPSVIDDSTHSSGFRVKYAIVHDRSDAPTASNDGTVGRTGATCISCSAGVDLKYIRAEGQAGRIGQQLIATVAEGNRRRVYIAPTQEHVAAADVDRPIDLPDAPIPSQAPSFRVQAYGMTKWVDLYTNRQLAVLTTFSDLVGEARERVIADSGDRAYSDAVATYLAFLGSKLADWLSSLCSWIPQIEGVRDTFARQALPMVWDFVEINPFSNSVGNASGHFEWIAAAIESLPVSGPQGIVTQEDAAARSYDQAVIATDPPYYDNIGYSDLSDFFYVWLRRSLRSVHSELLSTMLVPKTAELVANQFRHGGKAGAEKFFEEGFRSVFAHARSSASDEFPIAVYYAFKQSDADDRGEASTGWEKLLEGMIRSGWEITSTWPLRSERGGRMISIGTNALASSIILSLRPRPEATPSTDRRGFIAALEAELPDALRKLQQGQIAPVDLPQAAIGPGMAVFSRYRAVLEPDGKKMTVRSALARINEILDQVLNEQEGDFDAPSRFAIAWYRQHGYDVGSFGDANNLANARNITVDAMDRNGVLSSRGGKVQLIKSADLSWDYDPIEDLHTSNWEALHHLIKVLERDGIAPAGDFFKSALRRPDGAIDADLVKELAHLLFRVAENNGWTKDALSFNALVTSWPEILEVALAAKKSTQTQGAFDFDEDD
- a CDS encoding helicase-related protein; translated protein: MQLEELKPGLRIEGLIPAEVITVIAAQWHGTDALALTYQNASGGLGQQVVFRNDQDNLSVAASGSRAFDATASDFKLVAEAQRISLAGLFDPMLAVATSDVQPLPHQIRAVYGELLPRTPLRFLLADDPGAGKTIMAGLYVKELLLRDDVKQCLIIAPGGLVEQWQDELFFKFGLRFDLLTNQLIDANINLNVFETNPLVIARMDQLSRNEALQAQLKETEWDLIIVDEAHRMGAHYFGGKLEKTKRFLLGELLGQITRHLLLMTATPHSGKEEDFQLFLTLLDRDRFEGKQKKSVDVTGIMRRMVKEDLLTFEGKKLFPERIAETVPYELTEREKDLYEDVTRYVREGMNRADRLGGKRKNTVGFALTVLQRRLASSPEAIYKSLVRRTERLERKKTEILNGTYKEPDDVIGSGDFDEDEYNAEELEQLEEDVMDAATAAQTVEELNAELVELADLIATAKKVREAGTDRKWTELSTILQDNALVTDSNGWPRKFIIFTEHRDTLDYLQSKIGSLLGKPDSVKAIHGGVRRGERRVITEEFTKNRDVQILIATDAAGEGLNLQAAHLMVNYDLPWNPNRIEQRFGRIHRIGQEEVCRLWNLVASNTREGEVFTRLLEKLDQMRQTYGGKVFDVLGEAFTETPLRNLLLDAIQYGERPDVKAKMHEVIDASVGDGLKDLLDERALASENLAEADLHALRAAMDEARARRLQPHYIEMAFKAAFTRLGGRIVKREQGRYEIANVPQQIRAAGTGPIATKYDRVTFNLGKVHADERSRADLLAPGHPLHDTVMDESVRQFGGSLNRGTVLVSSTLEETHLLVGVIEEVADATGGSVARRFGYAYVDSFGTVTPAGPAPYLDCVAAPKNAVTEAARILPWLADAEDKATSWIIANQLPDYLADVQPRRLAELNKARDLVIKRLEGERDRLILDAAVAAEKERAGEKPRESSESLNRKAVELDARLRKRLALLDQQQLMSTKPPRIVTAALVLPVGILEADLPATAPIHAKETKEVERRGVDLVMARERELGRKPVEQAFNNPGFDILSTDAKGDTHRIEVKARIDGATDFFVTHNEVMVGKNAVPRYRLALVRVDPRGAQHDEVRYLDNPFATTDLGDFDATGVRGDWAKQWTKGKAPF